The following is a genomic window from Fusarium verticillioides 7600 chromosome 5, whole genome shotgun sequence.
TAGTGTTTCCGGTATTCGCACTATCGCCATCGACTACTGAGCATCATACCGCATCCCCTCGTTGTACTATGACCCATTGTCTTGGCACGCCTGGTTCTTGTCAACCGTTCGAGCTATGACGCCACGTTTTCCGTGGGCATCAAGTGCAACTACAATGTATATGATTTCTGGTCAGTAGCTCGATCTTTATATATCAAGGTCTTGGATAATCGTGACAATTGCTAACATGAGGCAGAAGTGGGGGTTTTCGGATTTGCCGAGATGGTATCAGAGATCGGCAGAAACGGTCACCTATGGAGGCATAGCTCCGTTCAAGGTTGCATGCATGGATGTACACAAACAGAAGGAGGTTTGGCCTCGCCGACGATGGCACGCGATCAGGATAGTTATTCAATGTCTCATTATTTCTGCGTTATTATTGTATACATAAACTGTCTTGACTCGTTGATGTGCAAGTAAAGACTATCCAAGGAGGTTTGACCTGGGCGCTTTGAGCCCGTCAATCAACATCTACTTGTGTGCTGGGGCTTGCTCAACGGTCTCAACAGTAGCCTGatcggccttggccaacCGGTCGAGGACGTGATCGTCGACAGACTCGTGGAAGACATCGACCTTGGTGGTAGCGAACTTTCGAGCGCTGACGCCCTTCTCGAACAAGACACCCAACTCGGCAAAGGTTCGGCCATTTGGTTCGGGCAGGCGGAAGTAGGTGTAGATGACGCAGAGGAAGCAGATGCCACCCTATTGAGCATGTTAGCTTGGGAATCCAGTGAGGAAATGGTTCCGAGACTTACCCAGAAGAAACCGGTATAGTTGCTCCAGTTCCAAGCGGTGGGGTTGAGCATGTAAGGAGCCAGAACAGCGTTGACAATACCGACAATGCCACTGTGATTGGTTAGTTAGGTGTGCTTTTGGTATCTGTAGGTCAAACTTACTAGAAGATACGACCGAGAGCGACAGTCTTGATCTGAAGGCGTCGAGAAGGAAGCTCAGAGACAAGGGAGTAAGCTACAGAGCCCACAGTGAGCTGGTACACAACAGCCCAGCCAATCATCAGGCTTCCAGTGGCAAGAGCGCCCTTCTGGCGATCAGCCTCGgggacaagaccaaggaagccaagaacgCACAAGACAGTGCAGAGACCGCACAATCCGTAAAGGTAGAGGCTTCGGCGACCGATTCCGAAGGACATCAGACCCCAGGCACCAAAGACACCAATCATGTTGATGGCATATTGTCCGAGAGCAAAGGAGTAGGCGTGCTCAGCAGACATACCGGCTTGCTCAAGGAAGTAGGTCGAGTAGTTGGAAAAGGAGTTGCCGCTGAGGTTCTGCATGGCCCAAACCATACAGACGATTTCTGTTCGTCGACGGTTGACGCCCTTGAAACAGTCAATATAGGAGCTTCCTTCAgtcagcttctcctcgagaGCAGTTGTATGAACCATCATAGCAACAGTCTCGTCAGCATCGAAATCAGTCTCGCGGTTGAGGCTTGTaagtcgaagaagactcttCTTAGCATCAGCGACACGGCCCTTGCGAACAAGCCACCAAGGAGACTCAGGAGCAAGCCACAAGCCCACCATCAAAGGCAGAGGCCAGATCCACTGCAGACCATAGGGGATTCTATAAGCCCACTCGTCGGTTCGGCCGATCATAGATCGCAAGATTCCAATGCCGATTTCCTGTCCGAGGCCCCAGCAGAAGTTGACGTATGTGGTGAGATAACCTCGGAGGGCGATGGGGCAGACTTCGGAGGCGTAGGTGACGCAGATGGTCTGGAAGATACCCCATGGCAGACCGCAGAGGATTTCGGCGGCGAGGAGCATCTGGACGTTTTGTGCGGTGAAGAAAAGGGTGATGCAGCCCGAGAGCCAGATCATGCAGCCGATGATGGTGTATCGATAACCGAAACGCTCTGAGAGCCAaccgttgaggaagagaccgATGATGGAACCGACGTTGGCACCCTGTGGCGGTTAGCTTTGTCAATTGGGGGGCCTTTTATGGCGCATACATTACTCAAGCCGGCTTGCCATGCTGCTGAGACCTGATATGTTCCGTCAGGCTGGAGTTGGCCGTACTTCTTGTTCCACTGGGGGAAAGCATCTAAACAACAATTGTTAGTTCAAGTCGCGTTGGGTCGTGTCGTGCAACTCACAGAAGTTGTTGACAAGGACAATGTCGAATCCTTCCATGACAATGCAAGTCGAGATCAGGATACTCCACGCGACAGCCTTGGGATACAGCTTGATGCCCTGCATGAGGGTCATGTTCTGCTCCTTGTTGGCCGCCGAGCGCGCATGGTCGATAACATCTGGATGAGTCTTGCTAGGATCAGAGGTATCGATGTGAGCCTCTGGGGCAGCAGCCGAGACCTTTTCGTCCGACATGATTCAACGGATCGAAAAGTCAATGAATAAGAaatgagagaaaagatgTGAGAGAGATGCGGGGAAGTGTGATCTGGGgaaagatggagaatatGGGCAACC
Proteins encoded in this region:
- a CDS encoding MFS transporter, SP family, general alpha glucoside:H+ symporter, which translates into the protein MSDEKVSAAAPEAHIDTSDPSKTHPDVIDHARSAANKEQNMTLMQGIKLYPKAVAWSILISTCIVMEGFDIVLVNNFYAFPQWNKKYGQLQPDGTYQVSAAWQAGLSNGANVGSIIGLFLNGWLSERFGYRYTIIGCMIWLSGCITLFFTAQNVQMLLAAEILCGLPWGIFQTICVTYASEVCPIALRGYLTTYVNFCWGLGQEIGIGILRSMIGRTDEWAYRIPYGLQWIWPLPLMVGLWLAPESPWWLVRKGRVADAKKSLLRLTSLNRETDFDADETVAMMVHTTALEEKLTEGSSYIDCFKGVNRRRTEIVCMVWAMQNLSGNSFSNYSTYFLEQAGMSAEHAYSFALGQYAINMIGVFGAWGLMSFGIGRRSLYLYGLCGLCTVLCVLGFLGLVPEADRQKGALATGSLMIGWAVVYQLTVGSVAYSLVSELPSRRLQIKTVALGRIFYGIVGIVNAVLAPYMLNPTAWNWSNYTGFFWGGICFLCVIYTYFRLPEPNGRTFAELGVLFEKGVSARKFATTKVDVFHESVDDHVLDRLAKADQATVETVEQAPAHK